Proteins encoded in a region of the Candidatus Paceibacterota bacterium genome:
- a CDS encoding radical SAM protein gives MIVKKEIKKQKVPNEQVFLIIAGLSCNSNCIMCSVRSSNQNLMDGSKKQIIRDLIKGRKAGYTRMEFTGGEPTIRPDLCYLVQQAKNLGYENIGISTNGVLLSDKIFCQKLVQAGLTNITFSLHAHNKKLYEAISRDPGAFSQTITGIKNALAYKQLTVSVVTVVLGLNYRYLFKIGNFIHSLGVSIWALTDLLPNKNTGNYKDLCVKRIDLAMTLESLQPLLNKFQTVIFYAFSPCLFTPAILAMSPRVSFVTAQQKLGVEKPIRYGKERRKKSVRNTDTNAIGQEKIKICQTCIFSKKCAGVWEDYLSLFGDKEIKQLANKHNCLK, from the coding sequence TGTCCTGCAATAGCAATTGCATTATGTGTTCTGTTCGCTCTTCAAATCAAAATTTGATGGATGGCAGCAAAAAACAAATAATAAGAGATTTAATCAAGGGAAGAAAAGCAGGCTATACGAGAATGGAATTTACTGGCGGTGAACCAACGATAAGGCCAGACCTTTGCTACCTGGTACAACAAGCCAAGAATTTGGGATATGAAAATATAGGCATAAGCACTAATGGAGTACTATTGAGCGACAAAATATTTTGTCAGAAACTTGTGCAGGCTGGTTTGACAAATATTACATTCTCCCTACATGCTCATAATAAAAAACTTTACGAAGCCATTTCTCGTGACCCTGGCGCTTTTTCACAAACTATAACCGGAATCAAAAATGCTCTAGCCTATAAGCAATTAACCGTAAGTGTGGTCACAGTTGTTTTAGGGTTAAACTATCGGTATTTATTTAAAATAGGAAATTTTATTCATTCTTTGGGTGTGTCTATCTGGGCCCTTACCGACCTGCTTCCAAACAAAAATACCGGTAATTATAAAGACTTGTGTGTTAAAAGAATCGATCTAGCTATGACCCTAGAAAGTTTACAGCCCCTATTGAATAAATTCCAAACAGTTATTTTTTATGCCTTTTCTCCCTGCCTTTTTACTCCTGCTATATTGGCAATGTCACCTCGTGTTAGCTTTGTCACCGCACAACAAAAACTAGGGGTGGAAAAACCCATAAGGTATGGCAAAGAGAGACGGAAGAAAAGTGTACGTAACACCGATACGAATGCTATTGGCCAAGAGAAGATAAAGATATGCCAAACCTGCATATTCTCTAAAAAATGCGCTGGTGTATGGGAAGACTATCTTTCTTTGTTTGGAGATAAAGAAATTAAACAATTAGCAAACAAACACAACTGTTTAAAATAG
- a CDS encoding radical SAM protein — MTGFSCNNNCVMCSVRPKGVHFTPRSRIDILKDLKEGQRLKFERAEFTGGEPTIREDLLELVSEATKLGYREIALSTNGRALSSLQYLKSLKKNGLNRVTITLYSGESKVHDSITRVPGSFEQTVQGIKNSLSLGIVTTINTAVFNRTINGLKKTGEFLVSLGAKYWTLLDLIPDGYALTNYKILSVNPQKLRKIFASLYTTLKKFEVVNFFDFAYCLFPEKLLNQSNMNIIAAKGRAEAIHQVGYNPKRFQKEDSVYYDIHKTRGAQCQNCAYEKECGGIWTLYKQLYGGTAFKSFESKIIRQ; from the coding sequence ATGACGGGCTTCAGTTGCAATAATAATTGTGTTATGTGCAGTGTTAGACCAAAGGGTGTACATTTTACTCCAAGAAGTAGAATAGACATTTTAAAAGATTTAAAAGAAGGGCAGAGGCTCAAATTTGAACGGGCAGAGTTTACTGGGGGAGAACCTACCATAAGAGAAGACCTCTTGGAGCTAGTAAGTGAAGCCACAAAACTTGGTTATAGAGAAATAGCTCTTAGTACTAATGGTAGGGCTTTAAGTTCACTTCAATATCTGAAGTCCTTAAAAAAGAATGGCTTAAACAGAGTAACTATAACTTTATATTCAGGAGAATCTAAGGTACATGACAGCATTACCCGAGTACCAGGCAGTTTTGAACAAACAGTCCAAGGAATTAAAAATTCTTTATCTTTGGGAATTGTAACTACTATCAATACAGCAGTGTTTAACAGAACGATAAATGGCCTTAAAAAAACAGGGGAATTTTTAGTTTCTCTAGGGGCTAAATACTGGACATTGCTGGACCTTATTCCAGATGGTTATGCTTTAACGAATTATAAAATCTTGTCAGTCAATCCCCAGAAATTACGGAAAATTTTTGCCTCCCTCTATACTACTTTAAAAAAATTCGAAGTAGTAAATTTTTTTGATTTTGCCTATTGTTTATTCCCAGAGAAACTGTTAAATCAATCCAATATGAATATTATCGCAGCCAAAGGTAGAGCAGAGGCTATTCATCAGGTGGGGTATAACCCCAAACGTTTCCAAAAAGAGGATAGCGTTTATTATGATATTCACAAAACTAGAGGCGCTCAATGTCAAAATTGCGCTTACGAGAAAGAGTGCGGTGGGATCTGGACACTTTACAAGCAACTGTATGGTGGAACTGCTTTTAAATCGTTCGAAAGCAAGATTATAAGACAATAA